The genomic segment tattttcctgagttctgaatgTCATAATTCACcattaatggaaaagaaagtaCTGTATTTCAGACAAGGGTATCAAGTCAGTGATTAAGCTTAAGTGATTTGCAGGTGTGTTTTTTTGCTGCAGTTTGTAATTATTGTTTCAAACTTCCTTTTTACAGGATAGCTAACGGCCAGGAGAAATATAGTGGAAAATGCAAAACAACGAAATTATAAAACCTGCCAAATACTTCTCAGAGTTGGAAAAGAGCATTTTGCTTGCTTTAGTAGAAAAGTACAAATATGTGCTGGAATGTAAGAAAAGTGATGCGCGAACTATTGCCCTCAAGCAACGTACCTGGCAAGCGCTTGCCCACGAATATAACTCTCAGCCGAGTGTATCTCTGCGGGATTTCAAACAGCTGAAGAAGTGCTGGGAGAACATCAAGGCTCGGACCAAAAAAATTATGGCCcatgaaaggagagagaaagtaaaacGGAGTGTCAGCCCACTTCTGAGCACCCACGTCTTAGGGAAGGAGAAGATTGCCAACATGCTCCCGGAGCAGCTCTACTTCCTGCAGAGTCCTCCCGAGGAAGAGCCTGAGTACCACCCTGATGCTGCAGCCCAAGGTATCGGTTCCTGACGCCAGTGTGCATGCTCTCATTGGGTTcctctttgatattttaatttaaaaatctttcacttTCAGggaatttctaaaaaagaaactttcataTCAAACTTGATTTTCCTAATTCAAGTTCTCAGTATTATCTAGGACATTAAAAATCATATAGTACATAGAGACAAAAGTACTTGTTTATAtctttgtgttctctctctcagACACTTTATTACTTATCCATAAGGAAAAATAAGGGGCTGCATTAGTAGTTATTAATGAGGTACTTCAGTTGCTTATCTCAACGTGTCTCAAATATATTAAGGAGAATTTGATGAggatttatattcattcattcaggcttatttttttcaaaaaaatatttttgaggacaTATTATGTACAAAGCACTTCATTAAGTCACTGATAGGCCATATTCAAAGAGTGAACTATTTCAAACTTGAAAAATTAAGTACAGGAACTAGTATAGCAGACACCGAGTTATTCTCCCAGATTAAAAACCAGCATTTCTACCCATTATAATACTGTGATCTACAGTTGTGGTTCGTGAGACTGCAGGGATCTTgagaaattctggaaaaaattttaatatacttttattgaaaagagaaaaatatgccaTACATAATTCTTAGGGAAGAGAAAAAGTGTCATATAGTCAAAGATGCAATGATAAGAGTGTCATAGCCCCAAAAAGTCAGAATTTAGGGGCTGTTGATACATCTCCAGGCAAGGGGAGGGTGGAAATACATGTAGATAAATTTCCAGTAATTCCTCTTTTCATACAGGAGTGGCCAGTTTATAGAAAGGTTCATTGCAGTTTGTAGAAGAAAGACCCTGAAGCAAAGGAAGGTTTCTGGAGGGGGTACAGAAGGTTGCTCAGAAGGTGCTGCAGGGACCCAGCAAACACTTGCCCAGGAGAATCTGGTTCTTGGCTTGTGGGACGAGAAATTCACTTGTCAGCATCCCCAGAGTTAGATTGAGCTCTGAGGAACTGGCTCCTGTTAATTAAAAGTCACAAGAAACTGTCTAAAATCAAGAATGTTATCTGTGCAGGGCGAAAAAGATAATTACCAAACAAACTGAATACATGTTTTTGATTAGCACCTCCCCCCACCGCTCCCTATAGGGAGATGATCCTGGGGAGTTAGATTATGATTAAAAGTTTGCTTGCTGATCATGTGACCAAGGTTAAGTCCAGGGAGCCAGTTGGGTAACCATAGCCGGTTGACATCATGAACCTCATGCATCGTTTTCCACTCTAGGAGCCTTGGGTCTGGGGGTGAGTTCTCGAGTTCTCAAGGCAGGGTACCTCCTAGCAGTGCTTGTATGGGCACTGCCAActctctcttccccctcatcCTTGCTGCTTCTGTAGTGCACTGCTAATTGACAGTGTCCCTGCTTTGGAGATGTTTATAGCTTCAGCCAGTTAACACTCCATCTTGCCTCTGAGCCATGCAGTTTCTGTGAGGGAGaagtgctgggggagggagaggggtgaATCAGCAGGGCTGCTTTTCACATTGCTTAGTCGCTGTTGTAAACCGCTTTCAgttcattttgcaaatatttaatctGGATTATTGTGCGTTGATTTCATGGGGTTCTTCTTAGGGCTTGGACAGTCTTATTTCCGCATTTTCAAATTCTGGGGTAGGATCTAGAAAGTTCATcccataaatttttttctctttctttttggaaaaaatgatGTAATTCATTTAATCATAAACACAATTTATAAATTTCCAGCAATAAGGGAATAAATATGGAATCTCGGTGTCTTTCCTTTGGGGACATTTACTAGAAACTCATTGTAAAAGAGACTTACTTCATCATATTGGATGTTTGTACGTACATGACACTGGAGACTTCCCTTTTTGCTGGTGATTATTAAAATACAGCCAAATACTGCTCCTGCGTCTAGGTCACATCTGGAGGGCAGTGGAGAACCTTGGTGCTTTGTCAGTTGGGAGTGTGTCCAAAGTAATCTGTTATCGTTAGTAGTTAAGGTACTAGAACTCTTTCTATACATTAAAACAGCCTTGACTTTATTTCACtcattttacatttcaattttctttcaagAAGGCAAAAGAAGCCTGAAATTGTCAGTCATCCCTTCTGAGACTTGGTGGGAAAAAGGTTGAAAATCTGCTACAGGGTTGTGGCCCTCATACATCGTGTATATTTGACAtatggattgtgtgtgtgtgtgtgtgtgtgtgtgtgtgtgttacctttatttttctaacacGGTTCTGTCCAGTGCAGTAGCCATAAGCCACATGAGGCTaataaacacttgaaatgtggataCACCAAAGTAGACgaaattgagatgtgctataattgtacataccacattttgaaGACTTTTTTGAAGTgcccaaaaaagtaaaatatctcattaataattttttatattaattatatgttgaaatggtcatattttagatatgttggatttaaaatattaccaaaattaattttacctatttccCTTTACTTTTCTAATGTGGCTCTGAGaccatttgaaattatatattaataaatagcttgtattatatttctattgcagAGCGCTGTTCCAGCACCTTACAGGGTGCCTATTAGAGAATTAGGTCCTCAGAAATttgttggaatttattttaaaactgttaaacAGAATGGAGCCTAGTAGTATTCCACTAGAGGCCTCCCTTCAACTATTTTTTGTTGTGAGATGGTTTGAACTGTGTCATCTTGATCACCATCCCCTGGATATGCTTAGCTTTTTCAATGACTTTCTTAAAATGTACATCTGTATTTGAACACAGTAGTCTTCAAATTTAAGTATAACACTTAAGAttgtatttgcaaaaaaaaaaaaaaaaaaaaaaaaaccccagtaaGTCCCcctacatatattaaaataatttacacacTGCAGATTTTGTGATCTGTGCTAACTTGGCTTTCACATTTATCTTCCATTATTTTTGCGGAACAGGTGCGCAGAACAAACCAAGGAAGCCAACACAATTTGCTAGGAGTGGCTGGGAAGGTGGGATGATCAAAGGtcaaatacatttaagaaaactAAGCTTTGGAGTAGCACTCAAATGTCTTaggataatttatatttaatttcaaatgctattattaaatatttatgtgctgTAAAGCTATAATTGAATAGTGTGAACATTTCTTAATAAATTCCATTAGTATTATGGTTTAATTGAATCCTGTTCTTTTGGGGTGGGAACTCAGGTACAGAGGGCTGAATTATATTTCCAGTCATGACACACCAGCCTCACTGGTCTGTGAAAAGCCCCTCTTTTGTGttagttgtgtgtgtgttcccTTCTTATCCCCATTCCCCACTTTAATTCTCTTCTTCTGCACCTGAATCATAGTGTATTCTTTCATGtgttttatgtgcatatattattCATTTAGATAGGTTTAAGATTGTTCTATAGAtatcattttttctcctttttccactTAGAATGTTTTTAAGATTAATTGTCATTGCAGTGTGTAAATCTATATTGTTTCTTTTAGTTActgtattatattacatatatgcatCCACACGTCCTATTTATTTTCCCAATCTGTCCTATTTCCTATGTTCTGTTTAGAAGAGCTGGGGTTTGGCCTGTACACAGTTGCTTTCCCATCCTTTTGCTGCCACAGTAGGCTTTTTCTGCTGAGATTAAACTTATTTAAATTGTCCAAGTGAAAGAACATCCCCGTGGCTGTGTTCTCTGGTTCCAGGAAAGCTCAAAGGCCTTCCTACCCTTTTTGCATAAGATTGagttgttttctgctttttgttttacCTGTGAGAGAGATTACATGGTGAGTGTTTGCAGCAGGCTGCCATTCCCAGGCTAGTCTTTTTCCAATTAAGAGAAGATTCTTCCCATCTGAACACTAGCTTCTATTCATTGGAGCTAATATTTGTGTGAAAGTTAATTAACTATTCCATCGGGCTTCTGTAGTTTTAAGTCCCATCTTCTGCCAGAGTCTTAAGAGGCCtggcttttttcctttaaaatttgtatattagCACACATTTAAACTAAAAAGAATAGTTTGAAAGTAGAGTCATTTCTCTGCTCCCAGACAGGAGCGTACTGTGTGAATGCTTATGGCTCTAGAAATTTGGAGGTCAAAATGCAGACTATACACCCATATTCTTCATAATAGGTGGTTCTGTAGTGGATTCAATTTGGaggctgcattttaaaatatataagtgaTGAGCTGAACAAGTGGAATAGTAGCAGGCTGGGTATTGGAGTGGTTGAGCTTGGATTTTGGAGTCACGCAGGTTTAGATTAGAATCCTTGTTCTTTCAACTAGCCAAATGACCTTGGAGACTGCATTTGGTTTTCTATAATAATTCCTCCCTCAGagggttgctgtaaggattaGATGAGGTAATGCTGTTAAAGCACTAGTCTAGTACTTGATTCGCTGCCCAGAAAATGGTAgctactatcatcatcatcatcatccagtCCCTAAAGCCTGGAATTGTTGAGATAAAAGTGAGCATTTAGAAATTGGGAGAGACAGCATTGAGAGGGGATGAACTTTAAGAACTCAGAGGAATATCCAGAACTATCCCCTAGAatgaaatcaaaaagaaaagcgacttgcaggggtggggaacctgcggccttaagtccacatgtggccttctaggtccttaagtgcggccttttgactgaatccaaattttacagaacaaaatcCTATTAtgaaaaggggtgcagcagagaaagatgaagcttttcttgcctcctttggtgcttaaaaaagaacaatcttaaaATCAGAAAGCTGCAGGTTTCCCACCTCTGGAGAGGTACCAAAAAATGTCTGATGTGTCCAGTCTTCAGAGAAGACATTTTGAGATCCAAAACTAGAAAGGAAACAGGTGAGGTAAAGCTCTTCACAGTTGGCATTCACATCTGAGGGCCCCTAGCCTCAGTGTTAACCCTTTCCCGTTCCTTTGTCCTATGCCTCAGTTACCCACTCAGAGCACCCTTCTTTCCCCACAGTTGGGCTGTGTTGGGAGGGATGTGACCCACTGCAGATGTTTCGCCCCACACACATCTggaccaggccctgtgctgggttcTCCATGAGGATGAAGAAGCAGCAGTCTTCTGTCTTCAAGTACTCAGATCCTCGAAGGGGAGGTAGTTAAACCACCAGTTTTAACAAACGCTTTGCCCGAGGTGGGCCCAGGAGGTAAAGGAGCATGAGAGAAGAACATCTACTTGAAGCCAGAGCTGTTGGAGTTGGGGAAGATTCCTGGGGAGACATTTTCATTATCTCTGGATggcacagtcttttttttttttaagcatgaaatgaggtttattgaggacagaaagataggattataaagcaagagcaagatcaattctttcttttttttcttaaccttttccaaaagtaagattttttttttttttttacctttaatcTTAATTAGGAACTAGTTATAGCTGTTACTTTACCCCTTGGAGTGAAATAATTAAACAGTagccattttccttttattaacaGTGTTTTATAAATTAGGTTTCCCCCAGTAGCCATTAACCTTCCCGGCATCCCATCTTCCAGAATAATGGAGTGGATATAATAATGTAATCAACTCTGTTAATAAATTGATATGATTTTTCTCCAAAGAGAAGATTCTCATTATTGGAAATGTAAAGCTTCTCAAGAAAGCCTTGGAGTCACAGCTAGAAGACGCCATGGGTTAGTGGAGTTAGTGATTTCTTTATGGAAACTCCCTAAGTGACCtataaaaaaataagggaaacatGGTACCTACCAAAAGTGGCCTCCTTTTGCATCTGTATATTCTTTCCCTTTGTATTCAAGGGTTCAGCTGATAAATATTTACTAGGCTTCTGTGTACCAAGCAAAATAACTGGTACCCAAGGATAAAAGAAATGAGTAAGTCATGGTGTCAGGATAATACTAGTGTGTGTCAAGTGCTATAGCCAAAGCATACACGTAGAGAAAGGAGAGGAGCTGAGGTCTCGTGGACAAGTGGCATTGGTCCTGAATGAGTACGAGCGGGGGCGTTGAGAAAGGGAGACTACAATGAGTGGAGGGACAGACAGTAAGCACAATCAAGTTGAGAGAACAATGAGACACAGAATTATGAAAAAAAGCATAACCTTTTAAAGAATGTGAGTCGTCTGTGGTAGGATTAAAGGGTGCACAGAGTATTTTGAAGAGTAAGGCAAGAAAGACAATGGAAAGTTGGAACCAGGTTATGAGGTTACTTAGGGCACATTGAGAACAGAGCCAGAGATGGTAACCCCTGGGAGAATACGAAAAGGTAACAGGTGAGTGGAGCAGGAGTCTCAGTACCTAAAGGAGACTCGAGAAGGAGCAATGATAGAGGAAGGAGGCTTTAGAATAACTTAGTAGAGAGCAATGATTCAGAAGCTAATGGAGGAAGGAAATTTCAAGAAGGATTGTTAAATGCTAGGGAAGAGTTAAATAAAAGGGACACTGAAAAGTGCCCTTGGGATCTGACTGTTGACCCCAAATGGCAGTGCTGGAGGTAGCAGCCAGATGCAGGAGATTAAGGAGAAATGGCATGTGAGGAAGTTAAGCCAGGGAGTGCAGACTCATCTTTCAGAGAACATTTGTAAGACGGCTATCCAGGGTAAGGGTTGACACCTGCAACTAGTAAACAGCAGTGGCGCTCTTGTGAAAATGGAACATAAGTGCTCGTGGCCG from the Eulemur rufifrons isolate Redbay chromosome 7, OSU_ERuf_1, whole genome shotgun sequence genome contains:
- the MSANTD3 gene encoding myb/SANT-like DNA-binding domain-containing protein 3 produces the protein MQNNEIIKPAKYFSELEKSILLALVEKYKYVLECKKSDARTIALKQRTWQALAHEYNSQPSVSLRDFKQLKKCWENIKARTKKIMAHERREKVKRSVSPLLSTHVLGKEKIANMLPEQLYFLQSPPEEEPEYHPDAAAQESFAVSNRELCDDEKEFIHFPVCEGTSQPEPSCSAVRITANKNYRSKTSQEGALKKMHEEEHHQQMSILQLQLIQMNEVHVAKIQQIERECEMAEEEHRIKMEVLNKKKMYWERKLQTFTKEWPVSSFNRPFPNSP